Below is a genomic region from Raphanus sativus cultivar WK10039 chromosome 4, ASM80110v3, whole genome shotgun sequence.
GgcttcttttacttttttttttcttcagtttgTTGTTCgtaagagaagaagagagaaaagaataAGCTTTCCATTGTTGTAGATAAGAGGGTTCTAAAGCTTGGATTTGCCACTGCGAGGAGGGTCCTTTGCCCAGAGAGGTGGGATGATTCTATGGTCTTGTTGCACAGGCGGCTGCTGCTCTTCCTCCTTTTTATCGGTCTCTTCTTTGTCCTCTAGAACCTCTTTGGAGAATGCGTTTGGGTTGGCTTTGATACAGCTTTGCAATGCCACAAATGGATGAACACAGTCTGATCCCTGCAACAACAATACACATGCAATAAATATCCTGTGTGACGTTTTGAGGTTTTGTACACCATCCTAAACAATCTAGAGTGTGTTTCAATTAGAGgtggttggttggttggttaCCTTTTCTTCAGCAGAGCTCATGAGAAAGCAACGGAAAGCCTCTGTGAACTGAGACCCACAAGATCCATTACGCAGATCTGCTATGCAAGGACAATCCAGGGCCTTCTGTGCCTTGGCTTCAAGCGACTGATGGGAATTGGTGATTTGTCAGATAACTCAAGAAGCTTAGGAATAAACAGAGAGTAAGAGAAAGTAGAAGGAATAACCTCATTCTCATTGTCACCCTCACCAAATGCTGCAGCTTCTGTGGTATTAAAAGAGAGAGTACAAAAGGATGTCAAAAGTATCACTCAGATAAGGACATATAAACTACAAAGACCTTATAACTAACTATAAACCGGAGCAGAGAAGATGGAGCTTATAAATGGTACTCAAAGAGTGctaaaacaagaacagaaactACAAAGACAAAGACAGTTTCAATGGTAATCAAAATCATACTCAACAGTCAAGCATATAGACTAAAACGAAAAACTTAATtcacagaaaaaaagaaattgactTTTTCAGCTAAAATAGAGTAATCCTTTCGA
It encodes:
- the LOC108854882 gene encoding mitochondrial intermembrane space import and assembly protein 40 homolog, with amino-acid sequence MGQAQSNENSASTSNTPPPSTNSPRDSDDTSSSPMGSLLAEAAAFGEGDNENESLEAKAQKALDCPCIADLRNGSCGSQFTEAFRCFLMSSAEEKGSDCVHPFVALQSCIKANPNAFSKEVLEDKEETDKKEEEQQPPVQQDHRIIPPLWAKDPPRSGKSKL